One window from the genome of [Mycobacterium] stephanolepidis encodes:
- the ypfJ gene encoding KPN_02809 family neutral zinc metallopeptidase, which translates to MTFNEGMQIDTSTTSGGGMGRGPKMAIGGGVGGLLIAVVVLLLGGDPSQVLQQQGQQQAGPAQEQTQDFSHCKTGADANKSLDCRIIATGNSVDAVWTQILGPKYPRPGVKLFSGQVNTGCGAASTEVGPFYCPADQTAYFDTSFFQVLVDQFGSSGGPLAQEYVVAHEFGHHVQNLFGVLGKNHRCAEGQAGGGVCTELQADCYAGVWAKHASTTVQEGSGVPFLKPLTEQDIRDALSAASSVGDDRIQKRATGRVNPEAWSHGSSEQRQRWFTQGYNTGDFRTCDTFNADNLN; encoded by the coding sequence ATGACCTTCAACGAAGGCATGCAGATCGACACCAGCACCACCTCGGGTGGCGGCATGGGTCGCGGCCCCAAGATGGCCATCGGCGGTGGCGTCGGCGGGTTGCTGATCGCGGTGGTGGTGTTGCTGCTCGGCGGCGACCCGAGCCAGGTTCTGCAACAACAAGGCCAGCAGCAGGCAGGCCCCGCGCAGGAGCAGACACAGGACTTCAGCCATTGCAAGACCGGCGCCGACGCGAACAAGTCGTTGGACTGTCGCATCATCGCCACCGGGAACTCGGTGGATGCCGTGTGGACGCAGATCCTCGGGCCCAAGTACCCACGGCCGGGAGTGAAGCTGTTTAGCGGTCAGGTGAATACCGGATGTGGCGCCGCTTCCACGGAAGTCGGCCCCTTCTACTGCCCCGCCGACCAAACCGCGTACTTCGATACCAGCTTCTTCCAGGTGCTGGTGGACCAGTTTGGATCCAGCGGCGGCCCGTTGGCCCAGGAGTACGTGGTGGCGCACGAGTTCGGGCATCACGTGCAGAACCTGTTCGGCGTGCTGGGTAAGAACCACCGTTGCGCCGAAGGACAGGCGGGTGGCGGCGTGTGCACCGAGTTGCAGGCCGACTGCTACGCCGGCGTCTGGGCAAAGCATGCCTCGACCACCGTCCAGGAAGGCAGCGGCGTTCCGTTCCTGAAACCTTTGACGGAACAAGACATCCGGGATGCGTTGTCGGCAGCGTCCTCCGTGGGCGATGACCGGATCCAGAAGCGGGCCACGGGCCGGGTCAACCCCGAGGCGTGGTCGCATGGCTCATCCGAGCAGCGTCAGCGGTGGTTTACCCAGGGGTACAACACCGGCGACTTCCGCACCTGCGACACCTTCAACGCCGACAACCTGAACTAG
- a CDS encoding Rv2578c family radical SAM protein yields MRWDGQTLAADDGALPGLERIGLVRSVRTPEFEDITFHEVLCKSALNKVPAVSMLPFRFTVNAFRGCAHACRYCFARPTHEYLEFDSGADFDSQIIVKTNVVSVLRKELGRKSWNRETVALGTNTDPYQRAEGRYRLMPGVIAALVDSGTPVSILTKGTLLRRDLPLLAEAAQQVPVSLGISLAIGDETLHHEVEPGVPTPQARLSLVASAREAGFEPHVMVAPVLPFLTDTVEHLDDLLGRIADAGAAGVTVFPLHLRGTTRGWFMSWVSQEHPELVGRYRELYRKGAYVPAEYRAWLRERVGPLVSKYGLASHREETPTRATKLMPALEPTLF; encoded by the coding sequence ATGCGGTGGGACGGTCAGACGCTAGCGGCCGACGACGGTGCGCTCCCCGGCTTGGAACGTATCGGCCTGGTGCGCAGCGTCCGTACGCCCGAGTTCGAGGACATCACCTTTCATGAGGTGTTGTGTAAGTCCGCACTCAACAAGGTGCCCGCGGTATCGATGTTGCCGTTTCGGTTTACTGTCAACGCTTTTCGCGGCTGCGCGCATGCCTGTCGCTACTGTTTTGCGCGTCCGACCCATGAGTATCTGGAGTTCGACAGCGGTGCTGACTTCGACAGTCAGATCATCGTGAAGACGAATGTGGTGTCGGTGCTCAGAAAGGAACTGGGGCGCAAGTCCTGGAATCGTGAGACGGTCGCACTCGGTACCAATACCGATCCTTATCAACGGGCCGAGGGGCGCTATCGGCTGATGCCGGGAGTCATTGCGGCGCTGGTAGATTCGGGAACTCCGGTGTCGATCCTCACCAAGGGCACCCTGTTGCGCCGGGATCTGCCGCTGCTTGCCGAGGCGGCGCAGCAGGTCCCGGTGAGTCTGGGAATTTCGCTGGCCATCGGTGATGAGACGCTGCACCACGAGGTGGAACCGGGCGTGCCGACACCGCAGGCGAGGCTGTCGCTGGTCGCCTCGGCGCGTGAGGCCGGGTTTGAACCGCATGTGATGGTGGCGCCGGTGCTTCCGTTCCTCACCGACACGGTGGAGCATCTTGATGACCTGTTGGGCCGCATCGCCGATGCCGGTGCCGCGGGTGTCACCGTGTTTCCTCTGCACTTACGCGGGACGACACGTGGCTGGTTCATGTCATGGGTATCGCAAGAGCACCCCGAGCTTGTCGGTCGATACCGGGAGCTGTACCGCAAGGGCGCATATGTACCCGCCGAGTACCGGGCGTGGCTGCGTGAGCGGGTGGGGCCATTGGTGAGTAAGTACGGGCTGGCATCGCATCGCGAGGAAACTCCAACGAGGGCAACCAAGTTGATGCCCGCGCTGGAGCCCACACTGTTCTGA
- a CDS encoding gamma-glutamylcyclotransferase family protein yields MTDTATELLFSYGTLQQAEVQRTTFGQELDGHADAIVGFDLDYVAITDPHVIATSGSDRHPILRPSADSAAQVAGTVFSITAEQLASADEYEVDDYQRISVPLRSGATAWVYIFAS; encoded by the coding sequence GTGACGGATACCGCAACCGAGCTCCTGTTCTCCTACGGCACCCTGCAGCAGGCCGAGGTCCAACGCACCACGTTCGGACAGGAACTGGACGGCCACGCCGATGCCATCGTGGGATTCGATCTGGACTACGTGGCCATCACCGATCCGCATGTCATCGCGACCAGCGGCAGCGACCGCCACCCCATCCTGCGCCCTTCGGCTGATTCCGCCGCGCAGGTCGCGGGCACGGTCTTCTCGATCACCGCCGAGCAGCTGGCGTCCGCCGACGAGTACGAAGTCGATGACTACCAACGTATTTCGGTGCCGTTACGTTCAGGGGCGACGGCCTGGGTCTACATATTCGCCAGCTAA
- a CDS encoding TetR/AcrR family transcriptional regulator, whose product MSNTVDTEVRRPGRPPQFDRDHALTSLCLLLWSKGYDGATQEEMLAATGLSASSLYRTFGTKADILEAALARYLAWADEMFAPLEHGHHGVSDVRAFFDYFQAQLDSPLGNAGCLVWNTMQNTIGADPRIKTLTERHMQRLREGLAAALQRAADAKELPATAPKRLADALRAGVLGVQARARAGDTADARALLDGIKALLDHDEP is encoded by the coding sequence ATGTCAAACACTGTTGATACCGAGGTCCGACGCCCCGGACGCCCACCGCAGTTCGACCGTGACCACGCGCTGACATCGCTGTGCTTGCTGCTATGGAGCAAGGGGTACGACGGAGCCACCCAGGAGGAGATGCTCGCCGCGACCGGGCTCTCCGCCTCGTCGCTGTACCGTACGTTCGGCACCAAGGCCGACATCCTCGAGGCAGCGCTGGCGCGGTATCTGGCCTGGGCCGACGAGATGTTCGCTCCTCTGGAGCACGGCCATCATGGCGTAAGCGACGTCAGAGCGTTTTTCGACTACTTCCAAGCGCAGCTCGACAGTCCGTTGGGCAACGCCGGGTGCCTGGTGTGGAACACCATGCAGAACACGATTGGCGCAGATCCGCGCATCAAGACCCTTACCGAACGTCACATGCAACGACTGCGCGAAGGCCTGGCGGCCGCCCTGCAGCGCGCCGCGGATGCGAAGGAACTGCCAGCCACGGCACCGAAACGTCTTGCCGATGCGCTGCGCGCCGGTGTACTTGGCGTACAGGCCCGCGCGCGAGCCGGCGACACTGCCGACGCCCGGGCGCTGCTCGACGGTATCAAGGCGCTGCTAGATCATGACGAGCCTTGA